One Elusimicrobiota bacterium genomic window carries:
- a CDS encoding PTS sugar transporter subunit IIA encodes MLMNQEEKWEKLRILDFLKLSAIRIDLTGTTKRAVVEELVELLAQDGKVKDAKATVDVLMEREKLGSTGIGQGIAIPHAKTDQTAEVVAAFGLSKRGVQFDALDGEPAYIFFLLVAPPDAASLHLKALARISRLLKDKFFRQALRDVKDPNEVIKIIKEEDQY; translated from the coding sequence ATGTTAATGAATCAAGAAGAGAAATGGGAAAAGTTGCGTATCCTGGACTTTCTTAAGCTCTCGGCGATCCGCATCGATCTGACTGGGACGACCAAGCGAGCGGTGGTGGAAGAGCTCGTCGAGCTGCTGGCGCAAGATGGGAAAGTGAAGGATGCCAAAGCCACGGTCGATGTTTTGATGGAACGAGAAAAGCTCGGTTCCACAGGAATCGGACAGGGCATCGCGATTCCTCATGCCAAAACCGATCAGACCGCCGAAGTCGTGGCGGCCTTCGGACTCTCCAAGCGCGGCGTGCAGTTTGACGCGTTGGACGGAGAACCCGCCTACATTTTCTTCCTGCTGGTGGCGCCTCCGGATGCGGCGAGCCTGCATTTGAAGGCTCTCGCCCGCATCTCCCGGCTGCTGAAAGACAAATTCTTCCGGCAAGCGCTCCGGGATGTGAAAGATCCAAATGAAGTGATCAAGATTATCAAAGAAGAGGATCAGTACTAA
- the raiA gene encoding ribosome-associated translation inhibitor RaiA: MQVHITARHLKLTAAIADYVQKKIEKADRFLGRIISGQAILSVEKDRHTAEIVLHASGRTFTAKKTAADLYAAIDFASDKIDEQLRRYKEKRQGHRVEERTRSRPETWMAEPPVFGSERNDPRVSSQKILRLVPLSLPEAISSMEQSDSAHWIFQNRENGRVTVIYRKPDKTYGVVESVS, translated from the coding sequence ATGCAAGTTCATATAACAGCTCGACATTTGAAATTGACAGCCGCCATTGCGGATTATGTTCAGAAGAAAATTGAGAAAGCGGACCGATTTTTGGGCCGGATTATTTCAGGCCAAGCCATTTTAAGCGTGGAAAAAGACCGGCACACGGCGGAGATCGTCCTTCACGCGTCCGGCCGGACATTTACGGCCAAGAAAACGGCCGCTGATCTTTATGCCGCCATCGATTTTGCCAGTGATAAGATCGACGAACAACTGCGGCGGTACAAGGAAAAGCGCCAGGGCCATCGTGTAGAGGAACGTACACGCTCCCGGCCGGAGACCTGGATGGCCGAACCCCCGGTGTTCGGTTCGGAACGGAACGATCCCCGGGTCAGCAGTCAGAAGATTTTACGCCTGGTTCCGCTATCCCTTCCCGAGGCCATTTCATCGATGGAGCAATCGGACAGCGCGCACTGGATTTTTCAAAACCGGGAAAACGGACGCGTCACAGTCATTTACCGGAAACCCGACAAAACGTATGGTGTCGTGGAGTCCGTTTCATAA
- the kdsA gene encoding 3-deoxy-8-phosphooctulonate synthase codes for MKTKPVVSVELGHIRFSNEGSLALIAGPCVIEDSTFTVALAKRLARVARERRISFVFKASYDKANRSSGGSFRGPGLERGLATLRQVKEEVGCPVLTDVHCANDVARVAQVVDVIQVPAFLCRQTDLLLACGESGCIVNVKKGQFLAPWDMEQVVRKIESTGNRKILLTERGISFGYNNLVVDMRSLAVMKQFGYPVIYDATHSVQLPGGLGHASGGQREYLVPLARAAVAVGIAAVFCEVHPLPEKALSDGPNNLPLAALPRFVRELQTLDKVAKSLHRYHEKTGRRR; via the coding sequence ATGAAAACGAAACCGGTCGTATCCGTAGAGCTGGGCCATATTCGATTTTCCAACGAAGGATCGTTGGCGTTGATCGCGGGTCCCTGCGTGATTGAGGATTCCACGTTCACAGTGGCTCTGGCGAAGCGGCTGGCTCGAGTGGCGCGTGAGAGGAGGATTTCCTTCGTTTTTAAGGCGTCCTATGACAAAGCCAACCGGAGTTCGGGAGGGTCGTTTCGCGGGCCGGGCCTGGAGAGGGGATTGGCCACCTTACGTCAGGTCAAAGAGGAAGTCGGGTGTCCTGTTCTGACGGATGTTCATTGCGCGAACGATGTGGCTCGTGTGGCGCAGGTGGTCGATGTGATTCAAGTACCGGCTTTTCTTTGCCGGCAGACGGATCTCCTTCTGGCATGCGGCGAAAGCGGGTGCATCGTTAATGTAAAAAAGGGGCAGTTCCTGGCCCCCTGGGACATGGAACAGGTGGTTCGAAAAATTGAGTCCACCGGAAACCGGAAAATCCTTTTAACGGAACGGGGAATTTCCTTCGGGTACAACAACCTCGTGGTAGATATGCGGTCATTGGCTGTCATGAAGCAGTTCGGGTATCCGGTGATTTATGATGCAACGCATAGCGTCCAACTCCCCGGCGGATTGGGTCACGCCTCCGGTGGCCAGCGGGAGTATCTTGTCCCGTTGGCGCGTGCGGCGGTGGCGGTGGGTATCGCCGCTGTTTTCTGCGAGGTTCATCCGTTGCCTGAGAAGGCGCTCTCGGATGGTCCCAATAACCTGCCGCTGGCCGCGTTGCCGCGGTTTGTGCGTGAGCTCCAGACTCTTGATAAGGTGGCGAAATCATTACATCGGTACCATGAGAAAACAGGGAGGCGAAGGTGA
- the hprK gene encoding HPr(Ser) kinase/phosphatase: MAVLLVADIMKEKQTDLDLTLLAGSKGIRRVVTVSEINRPGLAISGYLDYFPSERVQIIGLGEHSYLATLPLAQRVETLRRVLSYNKNLPCIVMTRGLKPHRELVKVADQLKVPLLRSGLTTAHLIGELTVYLEEKLAPTSTIHGVLMNVYGLGVLLVGDSGIGKSECALELLKRGHMLVADDVVEIKQRLGGLLFGTGAELIRHHMELRGLGIIDVQKVFGVSSILDRTRIELVIRLEEWKQTVAYDRVGLSEEVTSILGVRIPEIVMPVRPGRNLAVLVEVATLNQRLKYRGQYTAREFNKRLIAMMAKKSAKKPSGQKTKP; the protein is encoded by the coding sequence ATGGCGGTTCTCCTGGTTGCAGACATTATGAAGGAAAAGCAAACGGATCTGGATCTGACCCTTTTGGCCGGATCCAAAGGGATACGCCGGGTGGTGACGGTTTCTGAAATCAACCGCCCCGGTCTGGCGATCAGCGGTTATCTGGATTATTTTCCGTCTGAACGCGTTCAGATTATCGGTCTGGGTGAACATTCGTATCTGGCGACCCTCCCGCTGGCTCAGCGGGTGGAGACGCTCCGCCGGGTCCTGTCGTACAACAAAAATTTGCCGTGCATCGTCATGACGCGCGGGCTGAAGCCCCACCGGGAACTCGTCAAGGTGGCTGACCAGCTGAAGGTGCCGCTCCTGCGTTCCGGTCTGACCACGGCGCACCTGATCGGAGAACTGACGGTTTATCTGGAAGAAAAACTGGCTCCGACGAGCACCATCCACGGGGTTTTAATGAACGTCTACGGGCTAGGGGTGCTTCTCGTCGGGGATTCGGGGATCGGGAAATCCGAGTGCGCCTTGGAACTTCTGAAACGGGGTCACATGCTCGTGGCCGATGACGTGGTCGAAATCAAACAGCGCCTGGGCGGTCTTCTCTTTGGAACCGGCGCCGAGCTGATCCGGCACCATATGGAATTGCGCGGTCTGGGTATTATCGATGTTCAAAAGGTTTTTGGAGTCAGTTCGATTCTCGATCGCACCCGGATCGAACTGGTGATTCGTTTGGAGGAATGGAAACAAACCGTGGCGTATGATCGCGTGGGACTTTCCGAGGAGGTCACATCCATTCTGGGTGTCCGGATTCCTGAGATCGTCATGCCGGTCCGGCCGGGCCGGAACCTGGCGGTTCTGGTGGAGGTGGCCACGCTCAATCAACGTCTGAAATATCGCGGACAGTATACGGCCCGGGAATTTAATAAGCGGCTGATTGCCATGATGGCGAAGAAGTCAGCCAAAAAGCCTTCGGGCCAGAAAACGAAACCATGA
- the lptB gene encoding LPS export ABC transporter ATP-binding protein, with amino-acid sequence MSLQAEALFKSYGRRSVVRGIHFDVQPGEVVGLLGPNGAGKTTCFHMIVGLIRADQGRILLNQRNVTLDPMYRRARQGIGYLAQEPSIFRRMTVEENLLAILEMREGPEEDKRAKMEGLLNELGLEKLRRQVAATLSGGEKRRCEVARALVTDPQYLLLDEPFVGIDPLAVTDLQNVVKGLKAKGIGVLITDHNVRDTLEIVDRAYIMYEGRVLREGSARELLADPEARRVYLGEKFSL; translated from the coding sequence ATGAGTTTACAAGCGGAAGCCTTATTCAAGTCCTATGGGCGGCGCTCGGTTGTGAGGGGTATTCATTTTGATGTTCAACCCGGAGAAGTGGTGGGGCTTCTGGGCCCTAACGGTGCCGGAAAGACGACTTGTTTTCATATGATTGTGGGGTTGATCCGGGCTGACCAGGGACGGATCCTTTTAAATCAGAGGAATGTTACCCTGGATCCCATGTACCGGCGTGCTCGCCAGGGGATCGGGTACTTGGCGCAGGAGCCATCTATTTTTCGCCGTATGACCGTGGAAGAAAATCTTTTGGCTATTCTTGAAATGCGGGAAGGGCCGGAGGAGGACAAACGGGCGAAAATGGAAGGCCTTCTGAATGAATTGGGGCTTGAAAAATTGCGTCGCCAGGTGGCGGCCACTTTATCGGGCGGTGAAAAGCGCCGCTGCGAAGTGGCCCGGGCGCTGGTGACCGATCCGCAATACCTTCTTCTGGATGAGCCGTTCGTCGGGATTGACCCCTTGGCGGTCACGGACCTTCAGAATGTTGTGAAGGGACTCAAAGCCAAAGGGATTGGTGTTTTGATTACGGACCATAACGTCCGCGATACGTTGGAGATCGTCGACAGGGCATACATCATGTACGAGGGTCGTGTTTTGAGGGAAGGGAGCGCCCGCGAACTTTTGGCTGATCCGGAAGCGCGCCGGGTATATCTCGGAGAAAAATTCAGCTTATGA
- the lptC gene encoding LPS export ABC transporter periplasmic protein LptC: protein MNQWHACILAGLVFGGAACQKTVPSQPPAPDKAVATQVLQNFELNDVQKGVRTMMLQSTEARIFEKEQVADVDFPHVTFFKEAQISSQLWSQAGKIFLQTHEIEAWGSVRVVTADSATLTTERLRYDPQKQKIFSNEPVRLEKPDSVTEGQSFESDPSLKDIKISRQKVTMKKGVRQ from the coding sequence TTGAATCAGTGGCATGCCTGTATCCTTGCGGGTTTAGTGTTCGGGGGTGCGGCCTGCCAGAAAACGGTTCCTTCACAACCCCCAGCACCCGATAAAGCGGTGGCCACTCAGGTTCTGCAAAATTTTGAGCTGAACGATGTGCAGAAGGGTGTGCGAACGATGATGTTGCAGTCCACGGAAGCCCGCATTTTTGAAAAAGAGCAGGTGGCGGATGTCGACTTCCCGCATGTCACCTTTTTCAAGGAGGCGCAGATTTCTTCTCAGTTGTGGTCGCAGGCTGGAAAGATATTCCTCCAAACCCATGAGATTGAAGCGTGGGGAAGCGTCCGGGTGGTGACGGCCGACAGCGCAACGCTCACGACCGAACGTCTTCGTTATGATCCGCAGAAGCAGAAAATCTTTTCCAACGAACCGGTCCGTTTGGAAAAGCCGGACTCCGTAACGGAAGGCCAGAGCTTTGAATCGGATCCCAGTCTGAAGGATATTAAAATCAGCCGGCAAAAAGTCACGATGAAAAAGGGTGTTCGTCAATGA
- a CDS encoding LptA/OstA family protein — MKQDVRFFLGFLGVAACLSAGGPLRAVEPALEATITSDELQMQDNGAQTIFTGNVVLIQSPYRLEADRMQRTKATGLVQARGHVRGTWISDSGEKIVATGQHARYDPNEEISELWGEPEVTRWETPRDTCPVVLNAERIIAQQRQKTILAQQNVRIRQGTRLLTRSEQGQYSQTDKTIHLWGKKGVFIHVKDTRGSADFTSNRGWVLLDPKEARLIDNVRGHVIPNPDL; from the coding sequence ATGAAACAGGATGTAAGGTTTTTTCTGGGTTTTCTGGGGGTTGCCGCCTGCCTTTCTGCAGGCGGGCCTTTGAGGGCGGTGGAGCCTGCTTTGGAAGCGACCATCACCAGCGATGAGCTGCAGATGCAGGACAACGGCGCACAGACCATTTTCACCGGAAATGTCGTATTGATTCAGTCTCCGTACCGGCTTGAAGCGGACCGGATGCAGCGGACGAAGGCCACCGGCCTTGTGCAGGCGCGCGGTCATGTCCGGGGGACCTGGATCAGCGATTCTGGAGAAAAAATCGTCGCCACCGGCCAGCACGCCCGATATGATCCGAATGAGGAAATCAGCGAGTTGTGGGGGGAACCGGAGGTGACCCGGTGGGAGACGCCACGCGATACGTGTCCGGTTGTTTTAAACGCCGAGCGTATTATCGCGCAACAGCGTCAGAAAACTATTTTGGCTCAACAGAATGTCCGGATCCGGCAGGGGACGCGGTTATTGACGCGATCCGAGCAGGGCCAATATAGTCAGACGGATAAAACCATTCATCTCTGGGGAAAAAAAGGGGTCTTTATTCATGTCAAGGACACCCGTGGTTCGGCTGATTTTACAAGCAACCGGGGTTGGGTTCTGCTCGATCCAAAGGAAGCCCGTCTGATCGACAACGTCCGCGGGCACGTGATTCCGAATCCGGATTTATGA
- the kdsB gene encoding 3-deoxy-manno-octulosonate cytidylyltransferase, giving the protein MVDHREDVLAVIPSRWGAQRFPGKPLTLIAGKPMIQWVWEAARGAKRVTRVVVATDHARIARVVRGFGGEVVMTSPRCPSGTDRVAQAARASAAGMVVNVQGDEPLLSTNTIDRVVEALQEDSHAVMSTAVRRIESDKEWRDPNIVKAVLDRMNYALYFSRSPIPFQMRAGKESKMPRWAHIGIYAFRRVFLFRYAALSPSALEQSERLEQLRALDHGCSIKVVVVPQVTCGVDRPADVKKVEKILARSAKAD; this is encoded by the coding sequence ATGGTTGATCACCGCGAAGATGTGCTGGCGGTAATCCCCTCGCGATGGGGGGCCCAGCGCTTTCCGGGAAAGCCCCTGACTTTGATTGCTGGAAAACCCATGATTCAATGGGTTTGGGAAGCGGCTAGGGGTGCCAAGCGGGTCACCCGTGTAGTAGTGGCGACCGATCACGCCCGGATCGCCCGCGTTGTGCGGGGGTTCGGCGGCGAGGTTGTGATGACCAGTCCGCGTTGCCCCAGCGGGACCGATCGCGTGGCCCAGGCGGCGCGTGCCTCAGCCGCTGGGATGGTTGTCAACGTGCAAGGGGATGAGCCTCTCTTGTCGACGAACACCATTGACCGGGTGGTGGAGGCGCTTCAAGAGGACAGCCACGCCGTGATGTCTACCGCGGTTCGCCGGATTGAAAGCGACAAGGAATGGCGGGACCCGAATATTGTCAAAGCCGTGCTGGATCGGATGAATTACGCGCTTTATTTTTCGCGCTCCCCGATCCCTTTTCAGATGAGAGCCGGAAAAGAGTCCAAGATGCCCCGGTGGGCCCATATCGGGATTTATGCGTTCCGGCGGGTGTTTCTGTTCCGGTATGCCGCGTTGTCGCCTTCGGCGCTCGAGCAGTCGGAACGGCTGGAGCAGTTGCGCGCGCTGGATCACGGTTGTTCGATCAAAGTCGTGGTTGTGCCGCAAGTGACTTGCGGAGTCGATCGTCCCGCAGATGTTAAAAAAGTCGAGAAAATTCTGGCTCGATCCGCGAAGGCGGATTAA
- a CDS encoding KpsF/GutQ family sugar-phosphate isomerase translates to MVKSDAALIQRARRVISLEARCVAAQARVIDQSFLKAVRLISRCTGRVVVLGVGKSGLIGRKITATLASTGTPSTFVHPSEGMHGDLGMITPRDVVLALSFSGETEELKRLLPSIKAMEVPLIAMTARPHSRLARTADVTLRVNVKREACPYNLTPTTSTTAMLALGDALAMTVMDTRGFKAEDFARLHPGGVLGKRLLWTVKEVMHKGRGNPVVRVDQTVREGLQIMTRTRTGAASVVNQAGRLMGYFTDGDFRRLAPRDPQLLTRKMKDVMTERPHVLSSDARLGDAAQALHRYRCDNMPVVDERGRPIGLLDERDLLSEGLL, encoded by the coding sequence GTGGTCAAAAGTGATGCGGCGCTGATTCAGCGCGCCCGGCGCGTTATTTCTTTGGAAGCCCGTTGCGTGGCCGCGCAGGCGCGTGTCATCGATCAGTCGTTCCTCAAGGCGGTTCGGTTGATCTCTCGTTGTACTGGACGCGTGGTGGTTCTCGGGGTTGGAAAGTCGGGTCTGATCGGCCGCAAGATTACCGCCACGTTGGCGTCGACCGGTACACCGTCGACCTTTGTACATCCGTCTGAAGGAATGCACGGCGATCTCGGCATGATTACGCCCCGCGACGTGGTCCTGGCGTTATCCTTTTCCGGTGAAACCGAAGAACTGAAGCGGCTATTGCCTTCCATTAAAGCGATGGAGGTTCCGCTGATTGCCATGACCGCCCGGCCGCACTCCCGGCTGGCGCGGACGGCGGACGTGACGCTTCGTGTGAATGTCAAACGAGAAGCCTGTCCTTACAATCTGACCCCCACCACGTCGACGACGGCCATGCTGGCTCTGGGTGATGCCCTGGCCATGACGGTAATGGATACGCGCGGGTTCAAAGCGGAGGATTTCGCACGACTTCATCCGGGCGGCGTGCTGGGGAAGCGGCTCCTGTGGACCGTTAAAGAGGTCATGCACAAAGGCCGTGGAAATCCTGTGGTCCGTGTCGATCAAACGGTACGAGAAGGCCTGCAAATCATGACGCGTACCCGGACGGGAGCGGCCAGCGTGGTGAATCAAGCCGGCCGGCTGATGGGTTATTTTACGGATGGTGATTTTCGTCGATTGGCACCCCGGGACCCCCAGTTATTAACCAGGAAAATGAAGGACGTGATGACGGAACGTCCGCATGTCCTGTCGTCGGATGCACGGTTGGGGGACGCGGCCCAGGCGCTTCATCGTTATCGTTGCGATAACATGCCCGTGGTGGATGAGCGGGGACGCCCGATCGGGTTATTGGATGAACGCGACCTCTTGTCGGAAGGGCTGCTTTGA
- the rfaE1 gene encoding D-glycero-beta-D-manno-heptose-7-phosphate kinase, whose translation MSLSNPKPLIHRFAHLKALVVGDLMLDHFIWGSVSRISPEAPVPVVEVSRETEVPGGAGNVAANMAVLGAEVHVVGLTGQDIWAERLLTKFQNIGIHAEHILRTPERPTIVKTRIIAQHQQVVRFDRELRTALSPAIQKEIGDQVERLMPHMQAVVISDYAKGVVSWPLIDRLVFLARRQGIPITVDPKVENFSRYRRVTCVTPNMKEAMESAGVRWVEDEEGVERLGKQLLRQLDADSILITRGEHGMTLIEKKKPPLHIPTRAREVYDVTGAGDTVISTLTLALAAGASLRDAAELANYAAGLVVAKLGTAYVTPDELLKVLKTNRHG comes from the coding sequence TCTGGTGGTGGGGGATTTGATGCTGGATCACTTCATCTGGGGATCTGTTTCCCGTATTTCTCCGGAGGCGCCGGTTCCGGTTGTGGAAGTCTCGCGCGAAACCGAAGTCCCGGGTGGGGCCGGGAATGTGGCGGCCAATATGGCGGTGCTCGGCGCGGAGGTCCATGTGGTTGGCCTGACCGGCCAGGATATCTGGGCGGAGCGCCTTCTAACCAAATTTCAAAACATCGGGATTCATGCCGAGCATATTCTCCGAACGCCGGAACGCCCGACCATTGTCAAAACCCGTATTATTGCCCAGCATCAACAGGTAGTCCGCTTTGATCGGGAGTTGAGGACGGCTCTGTCTCCGGCGATTCAAAAGGAAATCGGGGATCAGGTCGAACGGCTGATGCCTCATATGCAGGCGGTGGTCATCTCCGACTACGCCAAGGGGGTCGTTTCCTGGCCGCTGATTGACCGCCTGGTGTTTCTGGCCCGGCGGCAAGGGATCCCGATTACCGTTGATCCGAAAGTCGAGAATTTTTCTCGCTACCGGCGCGTCACGTGTGTGACGCCCAATATGAAAGAAGCGATGGAAAGCGCCGGGGTTCGGTGGGTCGAGGACGAAGAAGGCGTGGAACGGTTGGGGAAACAACTGTTGCGTCAATTGGATGCGGATTCCATTTTGATTACGCGCGGGGAACACGGAATGACTCTGATCGAAAAGAAGAAGCCGCCTCTCCATATCCCGACGCGGGCCCGGGAAGTCTACGACGTGACGGGCGCGGGAGATACGGTGATCAGCACCCTCACCCTAGCATTGGCCGCCGGCGCTTCGCTCCGTGACGCGGCCGAGTTGGCCAATTACGCGGCCGGACTTGTCGTCGCCAAACTCGGGACAGCTTACGTCACTCCGGATGAACTTTTGAAAGTTTTGAAGACGAACCGACATGGTTGA
- the rapZ gene encoding RNase adapter RapZ, translating to MKKDKVLFWIVTGMSGAGKSQVINCFEDFGFFCVDNLPIALLPKMAELCAQSGRPLRRVALGIDIREGGFLRDFMAAISALKQQGVACRILFLDADDRTLIRRFSETRRRHPLGNSVRKGISEERRRLLKIKEIADKIIDTSNMTLADLKMTLSGILERRRSNEMQISIVSFGYKYGLPVDVDIIWDVRFMPNPNYQKHLRPKTGRDAAVRRYVMSSRQAQQLGRKFFSLITESLPYYIGEGKSYLTIAIGCTGGRHRSVVIADALREDLLDHGFKVHVLHRDIDR from the coding sequence ATGAAAAAAGACAAGGTGCTCTTTTGGATCGTGACCGGGATGTCCGGAGCCGGCAAGTCCCAGGTCATTAATTGCTTCGAAGATTTCGGATTCTTTTGCGTCGACAATCTCCCCATCGCCCTGCTTCCGAAGATGGCGGAGCTTTGCGCGCAATCCGGCCGACCCCTGCGGCGCGTGGCGTTAGGGATCGACATTCGCGAGGGGGGGTTTCTCCGCGATTTTATGGCTGCGATCAGCGCGTTAAAACAGCAGGGGGTGGCCTGCCGCATTCTCTTTCTCGATGCGGATGATCGTACCTTGATCCGTCGTTTTTCGGAGACCCGCCGGCGCCATCCCTTGGGCAACAGCGTTCGAAAAGGGATCAGTGAAGAGCGGCGGCGACTGCTCAAAATCAAAGAAATTGCCGATAAGATTATTGACACCAGCAACATGACGCTGGCCGATCTCAAAATGACGCTTTCCGGTATCCTGGAGCGGCGCCGGTCGAATGAAATGCAGATTTCGATCGTTTCGTTCGGCTACAAGTACGGGCTACCCGTCGATGTCGATATCATCTGGGATGTCCGTTTTATGCCGAATCCGAATTACCAGAAGCATCTTCGTCCTAAAACAGGGCGTGACGCCGCGGTTCGCCGCTACGTGATGTCCTCCCGGCAGGCCCAGCAACTTGGGCGCAAGTTCTTCAGCCTGATTACGGAGTCACTGCCTTATTACATCGGTGAAGGCAAGAGTTATCTCACGATCGCGATTGGATGCACCGGCGGACGTCACCGGTCGGTTGTGATTGCGGATGCGCTGCGCGAAGACCTGCTGGACCATGGATTTAAAGTCCATGTCCTCCATCGGGACATTGATCGTTAA
- a CDS encoding CTP synthase: MTKYIFVTGGVVSSLGKGITAASLARLLKSRGLRIDMLKFDPYFNVDPGTMSPYQHGEVFVTEDGAETDLDLGHYERYLDQDMCRKNNCTAGQIYDTVISKERRGEFLGKTVQVIPHITNEIKSRILQLGPNKDIVIVEVGGTVGDIESLPFLEAIRQMRLDVGRDNVLYIHVTLVPYIRSSEEMKTKPTQHSVGKLREIGIEPDIIVCRTERPLEEELRAKISLFCSVPVEAVVEARDVSTIYEVALAFEREGLDELALMQLRQRSHRQGMQEWAEMVEKIKNPRKRVTIALAGKYVELKDAYKSVVEALLHGGIANDARVQIKYVDVESPDLERELAEVQGILVPGGFGDRGIEGKIAVVQYAREHQIPYLGLCLGMQVAVIEFARNVCRMKNANSTEFNPKTAYPVIDILPEQRAIHKKGGTMRLGGYPCRLKQGSLAATVYGKSQVEERHRHRYEFNPKYRRTIESHGLRISGEYVERHLAEIVELTAHPFFVGVQFHPEFKSRPTRPHPLFRGFVRAALDFKHTLNREPAPVPVVNA; this comes from the coding sequence ATGACTAAATATATTTTCGTAACCGGCGGAGTGGTGTCATCTCTTGGAAAAGGGATTACCGCGGCTTCCCTGGCGCGCTTGCTCAAATCGCGGGGCCTGCGGATCGACATGCTGAAGTTTGATCCGTACTTTAACGTCGATCCAGGCACCATGAGTCCCTACCAGCACGGTGAAGTCTTTGTCACGGAAGACGGCGCAGAGACCGATCTCGACCTGGGTCACTACGAGCGTTATCTGGACCAGGACATGTGCCGCAAGAACAACTGCACGGCGGGTCAGATCTACGATACCGTCATCAGCAAGGAGCGACGCGGCGAGTTCCTGGGCAAGACCGTTCAGGTGATCCCGCATATCACCAACGAAATCAAATCGCGTATCCTGCAGCTCGGCCCGAACAAAGATATTGTGATCGTTGAAGTCGGCGGAACCGTCGGCGACATCGAAAGCCTTCCATTTTTGGAGGCCATCCGGCAGATGCGGCTCGATGTCGGGCGGGATAACGTGCTGTATATTCATGTGACGCTGGTGCCCTACATTCGTTCTTCCGAAGAGATGAAAACCAAACCGACCCAGCACAGCGTTGGAAAGCTGCGTGAAATCGGAATTGAACCCGATATCATTGTCTGCCGGACGGAGCGGCCTCTGGAAGAAGAGCTGCGGGCTAAAATCAGTCTCTTCTGCAGTGTCCCCGTGGAAGCGGTAGTGGAGGCGCGGGATGTGTCGACCATTTATGAGGTGGCGCTGGCCTTTGAACGGGAAGGGCTGGATGAACTGGCCCTCATGCAGCTACGACAACGGAGTCATCGGCAGGGAATGCAAGAATGGGCGGAAATGGTTGAGAAAATCAAGAACCCTCGTAAACGGGTGACCATTGCTTTGGCTGGAAAATATGTGGAGCTCAAAGACGCTTACAAGAGTGTCGTCGAAGCGTTGCTCCACGGCGGTATTGCCAACGATGCGCGCGTGCAGATCAAATATGTCGATGTGGAGTCGCCCGATCTGGAGCGCGAACTGGCTGAAGTCCAGGGAATCCTGGTCCCGGGTGGTTTCGGGGACCGTGGTATTGAAGGGAAAATCGCTGTTGTTCAATACGCCCGGGAGCACCAGATTCCGTATTTGGGACTGTGCCTGGGAATGCAGGTGGCGGTGATCGAATTCGCGCGGAACGTTTGCCGTATGAAAAACGCCAATTCCACGGAGTTTAATCCCAAGACCGCTTATCCCGTGATCGATATTCTGCCGGAGCAGAGAGCCATCCATAAAAAGGGCGGCACCATGCGTCTGGGAGGATATCCCTGTCGCTTAAAACAGGGGTCCCTGGCGGCCACGGTTTATGGAAAATCTCAGGTTGAGGAACGCCACCGCCACCGGTATGAATTTAATCCTAAATACCGACGGACCATTGAAAGCCACGGGCTGCGGATTTCAGGGGAATACGTGGAACGCCACCTGGCCGAGATTGTGGAACTGACGGCGCATCCGTTCTTTGTGGGGGTTCAATTCCATCCGGAATTCAAGTCGCGCCCGACGCGGCCGCATCCGCTCTTCCGGGGATTCGTCCGCGCCGCGCTGGATTTTAAACACACGCTCAACCGTGAACCGGCTCCCGTGCCTGTCGTCAACGCTTGA